CACATTGCAGTTTATTACTCATTTCCAAGCTGTCACTCAGTTACAATTGCAGAGAAAACACCCCAGCTGAAATCCTGAAAACATTTCTTTGAAAACTGAAAGCTTACACGTTCTTCATGTGCATATCTTTAGAGCCAGCATTGAGATATTTGTTATTACAAAATGTATGTATCATAATGCAGACCTCGGAAGCCACGTCCTGAGGGAGCGCCACCTCTTGGCCGACCTAGAAAGAGAAAGACGCCCACTTCTTCTACAGATGAGtcatgtgacaataatgaggTAGGTTTGGTCATAAAGTCACGCTTGTCTTCTTCTGTGTACATTCTGGAATACTCCAGCCTTCTTACTTGACCTACCGACTCAGACTTTCCCTCAGGTTGCAAATTTAAATTCTCCCGAAAATGAAACAGTTTACAGTATTATTGTGTTGTTGGTGCAGGCAGCGGGTCTTTTGGCTGGAAGTTAGGTTGCATTTTGTAGTATGTTTGTGATGTGTTTTTTTGCTACTTCCGCAGGCTCGAACAGATGAAGAGGAGACAGATGAAGCCAGCGAATATAATGATCAGGACGAAGATGCTGATGTATCAGATCCAATGCCAACAGCAAACTCTGAGCAACCGCCCCTGGTGGAGGTTGGCAAAGGTACTGCCTCAGTGCGGTCTCCTAATAATGAACACAACAGTGTAGAAGACAGTGCAGCTATTAAACCTTCAACCTCAGAAAATGAAACCGTGGTAAAACAGGAGATAAGGGAATGTGAAAGTGGTGCATCGATGCCATCGTTTATGTCAGAAAGCAGTGTTGCACCAAATTCACCTCATGAACAGGAGAATTGTAAAAGAGAGGATTTTAAACAGGTGCATGAAGAACAACAAGAGGTTTGGAAGCAGGATATTAAAACCGAGGAGAAACCTTCGGTATCAGTATCCTCACAATCGCTCTTACCAAAAGTTGAAGTGTCATCGCCCAGTGTACAAAAGAGAGATACTGCCATGCCAAATTTTCCACATCATATCGAAAACTTGATCCGGCCGGATGGACCAAAAAGAGACGGTGCACAAGTGAGCTTTCAGAGTGGGATGAATGATTCTCATCTTCCAAAGGATCACGATAATAATATTGCCGGGAAGTGTCCACCACAGTTGGCTGGGATGCAGCTGATGGATCTATCAGGGAAGACCCCTGCTGGGTAAGGTGGCTCAAAGCTGTACATAACCTTTAGCTCAAGACAGTATCTGATTGGACAGCtcatgtttatacatgtattagtggGGATTGAAGGACTTTAAACAAAAAATCATATCCCATCAAATAGGCTAAATAAGGAAAGAATGTGTTAAAAGTCTTCCCTAGAAAACATTCATTTAAATCACGTTAAACAATAGTTACTTGCAACGATTATTGTTGCGAAAATTATTCATTGCTTGTGAGTACTGAGTGTAGCTCGCTTGGCAGATGGCAATATGGAAATCTCATTTGCCGGGCATTAATGCCGAGTAAATATTGTGATGATGTGATGTTTATTTCATTCCTGACATTGATGCAAAATCTAATCGTATCCTTCCTCTACAGGTTTCCCATGCATTTACCTCCACAAATGATCCTCGCTGGCCCTCGGCCACCATGTCTACCAGTACCACTGCCAGTACTTACCGATGCTTCACCACTGGCTATGACGCAGCAAATGCAGCTGACCATGCCACCTCCTGTTGCAATGCTTCCAAACACTCAGACACAAGAAGACGATGACTATGACTCTTGACCAGTTGGAAGTGCTCATCATCAGCAAAAGACTATCAGTATGTTTACGGGTTGCAGACCTGCTCTGAGTCATGTATAGTTGGACGTTATGTCATGGGCCATCTCGAAATGACCGTCGGTCTGCTGCTTTGCTACTTAATACTTACTttcatgcatgtacatgcatcCCCACTAAAACTCGTGGTAGGCCACGAAATATATTCTGATCCAATTTTTGTCTGTCTTTTGCCACTCTTTCCAGCTTGGTTCGCATtggttggggggaggggggttgatGTTGGTGCAATACTACATGTTCAGGCATTACATGAAGAAATTAAggaagtttttgtgaaagataGACTTATTTGTAAACATCTTAGGGCCAGTAGTGACAGACAAAGATATTGGATCAGGAAGTAGGCCAGTTCAGAAACATGCATATAATGTCATGTTGTTGCTGTGTGTTATTATCAGGCTTAGTGCTGGCTGCACCTGACATGTCATGACAGTGTGTGTCCATGTCCGACCTATTTTTGGTGAACGCAGCATTGATGGGCATCTCTTGTGAAAGAGTTTCTACCAGTCTGCCCACAGCACTTTCTGGTGGCAAGTTAGATTAGGGACTGACTTTTTATTGCGACAAACTAcaaaaatgtcaatgtatttttgtacaaatcgtgtaaatattgtatatattCTGTAACAGGTTACAGTGTGGTTTTCAGACTGGTGCACACACTGATATCTTGTTAGTTTGCATACCTGGATTTAACAGATTATCCTTGAAAATATTCcccatgttttcatttgaagttTTAGTTTTTTGTGTCTTTGAGTTTACTCTcaataaaaatctttttttggTCAATTAACTGTTATGTTACGTCTTGAGGGTGCCTCAGTTCCTGGAATGAAATATCCAATTATGTGGCTGTGAGCTACCTGTAACAATGATGAACGAATTCTCATAAAATCATGCTACAATACATTCTATGAACAAAAGTTAAATGAATTTCTGCCGAAGCTTTATCTAAGCTGTATGTAGCTGGCTTGGAATCAACCTCATGATCATTGTAGTAGCCAGACCTCTGATTTGTGTGTGTGCCAGGATATTTCTTAACGTCACTTTTGTATCTTGCCCACTGATGTTTTTATACTGTTGTGTTATAGTCAGTATTACATACTGGTATGTAGAATAATATTTTTACTTCAACTCCATATTACTACTTGTATATAGAATCATATTTTTACTTCAACTCCATATTGTGTACTTCCAGAGGATTTCACTGTTTACATATTGATGTATATGTTTGAAATCGTATCATGGAATATGTGTGTTCAGATGGTGTTCTCACAAGACAATATGCAGGGCGGATTTAATACTTTGCAAATTTTGTGTCCGTTGTACCGAGAATTTAGAAAGACTTAAATTCTTGGCCGCAGACGTATTTgctgaaaaaaacaccaaaaaagcCGACGTAAAGTCCACAGTCAGAGAGACTGTCTGGTCTATCAGCACTCCCTTTAATATGTGCACATCTGAAAAGTCCACAGTCAAAGAGACTGTCTGGTCTATCAGCATTCCCTTTAATATGTGCACATCTGAAAAGTCCACAGTCAAAGAGACTGTCTGGTCTATCAGCATTCCCTTTAATATGTGCGCATCTGAAAAGTCCACAGTCAAAGAGACTGTCTGGTCTATCAGCACTCCATTTAATATGTGCACATCTGAACTCCCATCCATAAAGCTCAATATGGCGAAGTTGTGAAGTTGGTTGAATTCTCTTTGACCAAGGACCGATTATCTACAGACCCAGTCACAGTACCCACTGCCCCTCATATGCTTGGTTCCACCCACGCTCTGGGGCTGTGTAAGCTGTATGCAGCTTAACACTGGTCGCATGTGCTACAGTGCCAGTCACAATACCCACTGCCCCGCATAAGCTTGGTTCCACCCACGCTCTGGGGCTGTGTAAGCTGTATGCAGCTTAACACTGGTCGCATGTGGCTCACGCAGAAGTGACATAGATCATGGTCAAAGCGTTTGTGCAACCTATGAGCATGGTTCCGTATAGGTCTCTTGTAAGTTTCATGTACACTGCCCCCAACATATGCAAAattagggatgtcaattgtgattgggactgtaagTAAAACAATGAACGTAACGATGAACTTCTGGTAGATCATTTAATTAAGAAAGGAAAAGACTTTGCTTGGTTGACTACAAGGAAATGTGTATCAATTGCATAATAAAAGTAGTTAGACCATAGAAACGTAGACCTGTGACTGAATTGATTGTTAATAAATGCACTCCTGTCTGacgtgatacatgtatgaatatataTGAGTTCGTTAGTTTgtatttattcttgatgtaaTGCATAAAATCAGACTAAACACCAGGACGTACATACTCTAAACCATGAAAGCATGAAAAGACCTCCGACATAACCTCGTAGACATTTACCGCCTAAATGCCTCCTAACCATCATATCATCTGACAACTCTCTTTATCGTGTATAATTAACAATACACCATTGGCCTTGCAGTCCTATGCGGAGCCGAGTGTTTGGGGTTCAAGACGTCTCATCAAGGTCAACATTATACACACGGTCTTTGAGATCATTAATAATGCCAATCCAGGTCTTTCGGGACTGCCATCCGTCTATGCGTCTCTGTCCTTCCAGTGTTACATGGCGGTTATGACCAGCAGAAAATAGCACATGTTCCCATGTGGGCTTTTTCTCTATGCCAGTTATGAAATGATTGTCATCAATAAGAATGTCGCCTTTGATAATAGTTTTATCAACGGTAAGAATCATGCGCCTCAACCACTCTCCACCCATGTGTTTCTCAACCCATTCGTACTTTTCTACTGTTGAACACCGGTATGTCTTCAACCAAGGTGTGGTGCAAATGAACACGCTTATACCATCCATGTTCGCCATCTCCTTCAGAGCTTCCACGGCCCCCTCTATTGGTGGTAGATCAAGGAAAAACCTTGGTGCATCTAATATTTCATAAACATCCTCCTGAGAATATATGTCCTCGTCATTTAACAGAAACGTCCGACGGTCCTTTATCGGGACAAATGGTTTATCAGGCCATTTAGTCCTGAACTGCTGCAGGAAGTAACCCTCGAGTTCGGCCAGAACACCATCCATATCAACCAGTATAATTATCTCCCTCTTGTTAGAAGAAGATGCCAAGGCCATGATGTCGGTGATCTCTTTCTGGTAGAAGGATCCTGAAAGGAACATAAAATACACAATCAGATAATACGTGTCGACACTATAATATGGAACATTCATGCTTGATTGATCTGGTGGATCCGAATAGTTCCTTAATCATTTGCgtatttttgacattttgacttgCATCATCAACCCCTTTAGTAAGGAAGCTATAGTGAAATCCTAGTCCATAACTTCATTGCCTTCAGCTTCTCTGAGTCAGTTTGACTTATGCAATAATAGGCATTGGGTGAAAattgggtctgtgaagttggctcacagttcccagttcccagttccttattcgtgcccattttgaaacatggtatgtttgggtacgaataaggaattCCGTTACCTGACGAGATGCAAGTATTAAGTATGCGAGTGTGAAAATCATGCATTAGCCGTCGGGCTGCGCGAATCATGGCGGTCCAGCATCAGTTACTGCAAATATAAGACACCAGATGGTACCAGTGTCATTCTATGAGATCGAGAACTGAAAAGTGAATAAGGGGGTCGTGTGTCACAAGCTCGTTGAAAAGTGTTTAATAGCATTGTGGCAGCCCTGAATTCACTCTTTCTGAGAAAGCTTGACAAGTTTGAGGGCAAACGGAAATTTTAACCCCCTAAAATAGCCCCTCACCCCAGAATAATCACTGATGCACAATTGACATACAAACCAATTCTGTCCACCCCTGACTTTTGCCCCCATTGCTAACCACTTGGGATAGGTTTTCATTTGATAGACAACACCCCAATCAATAAATTGGAGCGAAACGTTTACAATGGCACATCTATTCGTcaggaaaattcaaattttaaacatGGATATCGgtgatccaccgtcgttgtgcgtaggaccgatattcaccgccgataagccggtgtgacagcggatatagtccccctggagtcatagtccggtagcattgtatttgaccaattaagcagcatgatctattgtaccgctaaccctaaccaaaacatttagcaatgcgggctattgttacacggactatcagccctaggactactatcccttgcacaccggcatgATATCGGTGAGCGTATATAACAAATCCACCTTTTTGGGTTCCACTTTGTGACATACTACCAAAATACACCTTTAATACAAAATGGACAAATTTTGATATAAACTAATCGTATTTACCACTACTGTGTCCACCATTTTTCGACAGTTGAACCGTGTTGCAACCTACCTTATTCAATTCTGTGGTCCGTGATGGAAGACTTGATCGAGGTAGGCTATTCTTTATAAAGGCCAAAACGATAGGCCTACAGTTTTGTCTAGACCTGGCTCGCTCTGTCCGGACAGGACGTGAAACCGGGTCAACCAATCACGTTTTTTTAGCTAGATAGTCctataaaacttccttgttcAAAACACGAACATGACATTAATTGTCACGTCCATGCTCCGATTGTTCGCAAAACTGGAAGCACACAGATGTAAATGTCTGTGAGATCATGTCGCTAAGGTCTTGTAGAAAACATTTGCTTTGCATGCATCATCCCGGTGGCATCATGCATGTCTCAGACTACTCTAAGCCACAAATCGAAACGTAAAAACCCCTACACAATGACACGATCTGGCAGACATTTGCCTCTTTTTTGGACTAAAACGGGTCGACTAAATGACTAATAACATATTGCGGTTGCTATGGATACCTCGTCGGACAAAGCAACCCGACGAATCTGATAGTGCGCACACGTTCATGCGATCGATGGCCAGCATGAATGAATTCGCGTGTCGCCTTTGTGCTGATTGCACACCTGGCACGCGCTGGTTAAGCCATTTTGCATTAAGGTGGGATCGAGAGGAGATATCGCCGTTGGGTTAGAATCTAAAGTAGGCTATATACCTGGAATAATGTTGTCTGGTAGcacaaaaatgatattttgtcgAATGGAAATATTCTAATATTTGCCTTTGTAGGTCAAAAGTATTTAGTATTTGTGAATAGAACAACTGACCCCCTGTTACCCCTATTAAACGTGTTATCGACTAACTCACATTGTGTGACGTATTCGTATCGTCTGCAGGCTGTGGCAGGATTGAGTTCTTACGGGTTGGAATTATTTGGTCTAGTATGCCGGCATACTTACAGATTACAACCCATGCAAATGCAGAACTGGCTCGTTATTGGTTGTAGTGTGGATTTATCACAGAACATATCAGTCAACAGCAGGCCTACTCTCGGGGTATATATGAGGCGTTTAGCCTTTTAGCTGTCCAAGCTAACTCAACCATTTACTCCATTAGCTGATCAGGTGAGTGgggaaaggtacatgtatgcatgtgtTTTCAAAACATTACTACTTCGTGCAGTTATAGGATATGTAAAGATGTATATATTACCTTGCAGCACAATGCTGGTGTTCATGTATACTTGGCTTTCATTTTTAATTCAGTCATTGTCCAGACAGTCTACTCTCATCTATATTGATTTCATGAGATCTCATTATAGACTttattacagtacatgtatttgaatatcATAATTTGTATACCTTTCTGTGATAGCCCTTGTTGGGTTCTACATGGATTGTATTACAATCCATGGAATATATGTATACGATCCATATAGCACCTATATGGATTGTATTACAATCCGACCCAAAATTCAATTcattaaatgaattgaattgaattgcatACTGGACGGTATATATCATCTTTATATGCCGAGTAAAGATGTGAATGATAGGCCAATGCGTGACTGCTGTGAAGGTGCCTTAGCGCTTTTTATTTTAACATCGGTATTACTAGTACATAGGAGCCTTCTATTCACATTCAGAGTTTCTCTAGAAATTGCAGGCCTTCGATGCATAACCTCTAATTTGTCATATTATTTTCAGAATCTTGAATTGTTGAACATTCCAAGTATGGCTTCAATTCTGTTTGTTTATGCCATCAAGCAGCAACGACCAGTCACTGTCATAGAATGCAACAGGAAGTCGCAGTCCAGTGAATTCGCCTGGGATAGTCACGGGAACTTGCCCCTTTATTCAAAAGCAGACGCTTTGAAATTTGCCGTTATGTATAGACACACGAAATACGTCAAGTTTCTCTGTGAAAAATTTCCGACAGAAGTTCTTCGGGAGGATGTTTGCTGTCCTTTGTTGTTCATGGCTGTGATGATGAAAGCAGACGACATTTTAGAGCTTCTTTGTTCTCGCTCACAGAGGACGCGCGTAATGTTCAAGGGAGTTCCATACATCGACGGCAGGGGCTGCTGCAAGCTTGAAGGCGGGAAAACTGCTCTCCATTTGGCGACAGAGACTGCGAACGTGAAGGCCGTAAGAATTCTCCTCAGGTATGGTGCAGACGCTAGCGTCACCGACCGGTTCGGAAACACTGCTCTGGACAGTGGCTTGTTGACATTTTCTACCCTAATGGGTCACCACGACGAGTTCCCACACGTGCGTGGCCCGGGACGTGGCCTCAGTAAAAGAAATTTCGACCCTAAACAGAGTGCCAAGGATATTTTGATATGTCTGTCGGAAATTTCTAAAGGTTTGTTGCAAGTTGGAGTCATCACAGCAGCCATTTTAAAAGAACTGCTGACAATTTACAATCCTCAGGAGTGCGATTTGAATTTCATTCGTTTTGTGCGGACGATCAAGTCCCTCTTGCAGCCGGCGACTCTTCTCCGAACCTGCCGCTGGACGATTAGGGAGGAGGTGGGATGTTTTCGGCTGCCGGACGGGATATCTAGTCTAGGGGTTCCTCGTCTTGTTGAAGATTATCTTGATCTACAATTAGATGATCAAGGATAGGATAGCAGCCCCTGAAACACGACAAGCGGATGCCTACCCTATCCTATAGTTTGACATCTTGATCAGGGCGTCGCCTGATGGGATGGGCCTTCGCGATGGCATTTCTGGGGCTTTGCGAAACAACTTACTTAACCCGTAATGTGGGCATACTTCCAAATTTGATTCTCTGTCTACACACTTGACAATGAGACACTGCCTGAGAATTACTCAATACATTCTGTACCACCGGAACTGATATCTTGTGGGCTATCTCATCGAGAGCATTTCTCCAGGCAGACCAAGACCTGTGGTGGTCACCCTGGGTTCATAATGTACTTTACTGATCTTCCAGGGTAACTACAGTATGTATGTATGACGGGAATGCACGGCATGATACCAGGCCAATCGTGTTTTAAAACTATTACAAGCCCCTTCGGTCATGAAAAATATCACTCGCCACGCTGTTCCTTGTGAGTTATGCTCCTGGGTGCAGCCTTTTATCATTTTGACCTATTTAttatctgtaggcctacatttttatATTTGCAGGTGTCTTTTATTCGTCATTTATCTTATATTTAATTTTAAAGTTAAGTGAACTTTACATCATGGTACAATGTATTTATATGATAGAAattatatttgaatattttggaGATGGGTTTATGAAACATCAGCATCTTATTACCAGTATAAGTCATGTCGTACAAAGACCAGGCAGTGTACAATGTTCAAAAAATCTATCAACATGTAAATGAATTATTTATTCTCAAATATTATTTTAATATATAACAGCataaatatacatgtgtatTCTAATATTTATTTTAACTGATTGTTATTAATTTATTGGTGTTTGctgtatgtatacatgtagttagaatGACACGTCGcaaattgattgttttgaaTACTGTGTGTATATTCGATATGCATTGAATttgtaggtacatgtatcaacagaTCACAAAATACAACTTATGCAACTCAATTCTAGCATCTCttatctgtcatgtctgtaatTCACTCATTGTAGTCCTTGAAGGGTGGGACCATGGCAGATAGTAATCGTCTGTTAACGCAAAATATGTCGCCAGTTAACTCTGTTTGACGAATTAGCAATGCTTATTTTTTGTTGCTCTGCTTATATCGCCCACAGTTATGTCGCTGGTGTGTGCCGCACTGAAAGCCTATCTCACACCGTGtaaaaatgtgactcgctctaccaaaactaggcgcttgtcgcatctgaactcgacaggttgattgaaatctattacaaactgatttggtcacatttcacaaaaggtctacaatagggaaatgaacaacaagtccgtatcaacctgtccagttcagatgcgacaagcgcctagttttggtagagcgggtcacaaatgtgtaATAGACCTGTCATGAACGGGGTAAAAACCTGCCAAATTAATCGCTGGATTGTTCTGGTTCGTCGAGATGTTCGAAGATGGCGTGCAAGAAATTCTCTGGGTACCAAGAGAATTATCAAGTCGGTCGATAGGTGGCATATCTAAGCTATGACATGTATACAACTGCTTCCTACATGTAGTAGTGATGAGATAATGACACCATTAGCTAATAAACGTATCAACTGTAACTGGACGCACTTAAAAGGAAACGCTCGGTTACTGGAGTGTTGAGACAATGGTTCGGTAGGCGGTGGCGAGAGTGCAGCGCGGGCAGGGGCGCGTATCGTGGCTTTCTATCAAGATCGTGATGGGACCAATTAATACTGATTTTAGATTAATTAGAATGAGgtaaatgatattgataacagTTTAATGTTTTAGGTGAAGATGTATCTTTTGGTGATGCCTTCTTTACTTTATAGTACAGCAGGGGTTAACGCGCTTTGGTCATACTCTTTGATCATACGTGGGCAGATTGTGGTTTCTGCCAGTATCTTTGTAAATACTTGGAATATTAAGCTTAGCATCGAGTCAGGCGTGGAGCACTCTCAGCATGAGTCAGAAAAGCCCAATAGGTGAATTTcacaaaaagtgaaaatactgGCCTTGGTTGATCAGTCGCATGCGTTCTTCTTTGTCCGTGAAGAAGTAATGAAGTCACGGGCGCGATATAGAATACACGGATTTCTTCAACTGTATCAATTGCGAGCAAAACAAAATCGGTCCAGTCTgattttttctttgaaatttttaaatCTTCAGTAAAATTTAGGTATgttaacttcttcttcttcatcgtcACTAGTCCTTAATCGTCttcgttcttcttcttctcctgcgCCAGAAGGAGCAATGCCAACCCTGATGGCTGAGGATTCTGGACCCTGTGGATCAAAGTGCCGAATCACCCGTACGAAAAGGCTTGTCATCCCCAACACACTGATTCACACCCCGAACAGCCATAGCCCGGAGGCTATCGGTTTCCTATTGA
Above is a window of Lineus longissimus chromosome 3, tnLinLong1.2, whole genome shotgun sequence DNA encoding:
- the LOC135485413 gene encoding uncharacterized protein LOC135485413 isoform X2; this translates as MQTDDDVGKVAAPVPVIISRALELFLESLILKTNETTRSRNARTLTCSHIKQTILSEGKFDFLKDLVANVPDVQVEEEDSSPPKEAGQASGTGKPRGRPRKPRPEGAPPLGRPRKRKTPTSSTDESCDNNEARTDEEETDEASEYNDQDEDADVSDPMPTANSEQPPLVEVGKGTASVRSPNNEHNSVEDSAAIKPSTSENETVVKQEIRECESGASMPSFMSESSVAPNSPHEQENCKREDFKQVHEEQQEVWKQDIKTEEKPSVSVSSQSLLPKVEVSSPSVQKRDTAMPNFPHHIENLIRPDGPKRDGAQVSFQSGMNDSHLPKDHDNNIAGKCPPQLAGMQLMDLSGKTPAGFPMHLPPQMILAGPRPPCLPVPLPVLTDASPLAMTQQMQLTMPPPVAMLPNTQTQEDDDYDS
- the LOC135485413 gene encoding uncharacterized protein LOC135485413 isoform X1, whose translation is MPSKKKKFNARFPPARIKKIMQTDDDVGKVAAPVPVIISRALELFLESLILKTNETTRSRNARTLTCSHIKQTILSEGKFDFLKDLVANVPDVQVEEEDSSPPKEAGQASGTGKPRGRPRKPRPEGAPPLGRPRKRKTPTSSTDESCDNNEARTDEEETDEASEYNDQDEDADVSDPMPTANSEQPPLVEVGKGTASVRSPNNEHNSVEDSAAIKPSTSENETVVKQEIRECESGASMPSFMSESSVAPNSPHEQENCKREDFKQVHEEQQEVWKQDIKTEEKPSVSVSSQSLLPKVEVSSPSVQKRDTAMPNFPHHIENLIRPDGPKRDGAQVSFQSGMNDSHLPKDHDNNIAGKCPPQLAGMQLMDLSGKTPAGFPMHLPPQMILAGPRPPCLPVPLPVLTDASPLAMTQQMQLTMPPPVAMLPNTQTQEDDDYDS
- the LOC135485414 gene encoding 5'(3')-deoxyribonucleotidase, cytosolic type-like, which produces MIRAARRLMHDFHTRILNTCISSGSFYQKEITDIMALASSSNKREIIILVDMDGVLAELEGYFLQQFRTKWPDKPFVPIKDRRTFLLNDEDIYSQEDVYEILDAPRFFLDLPPIEGAVEALKEMANMDGISVFICTTPWLKTYRCSTVEKYEWVEKHMGGEWLRRMILTVDKTIIKGDILIDDNHFITGIEKKPTWEHVLFSAGHNRHVTLEGQRRIDGWQSRKTWIGIINDLKDRVYNVDLDETS